The following are encoded together in the Diachasmimorpha longicaudata isolate KC_UGA_2023 chromosome 3, iyDiaLong2, whole genome shotgun sequence genome:
- the Mhc gene encoding myosin heavy chain, muscle isoform X21, which yields MPKPAVQEGDDPDPTPYLFVTLEQKRIDQSKPYDAKKACWVPDEKEGYLLGEIKATKGDVVSVVLPGGETKDYKKDQLQQVNPPKYEKAEDMSNLTYLNDASVLHNLKQRYYHKLIYTYSGLFCVAINPYKRFPVYTFRCAKLYRGKRRSEVPPHIFAISDGAYVNMLTNSENQSMLITGESGAGKTENTKKVIAYFATVGASTKKPEEGSKKKGSLEDQVVQTNPVLEAFGNAKTVRNDNSSRFGKFIRIHFGPSGKLAGADIETYLLEKARVISQQTLERSYHIFYQMMSGSVKGLKDMCFLSNDIYDYYNVSQGKITIPNVDDGEECLLTDEAFNVLGFTQEEKDNIYKITASVMHMGGMKFKQRGREEQAEADGTDEGDRVAKLLGVDCQDMYKNLLKPRIKVGNEFVTQGRNKDQVAYSVGAMSKAMFDRTFKWLVKKCNETLDTQQKRQHFIGVLDIAGFEIFDYNGFEQLCINFTNEKLQQFFNHHMFVLEQEEYKKEGIEWAFIDFGMDLLACIELIEKPMGILSILEEESMFPKATDKTFEEKLNNNHLGKSPNFLKPKPPKPGQQAAHFAIGHYAGNVPYNITGWLEKNKDPLNDTVVDQFKKSTNKLLVEIFADHPGQSGGGDAKGGRGKKGGGFSTVSSSYKEQLNNLMTTLRATQPHFVRCIIPNELKQPGVIDSHLVMHQLTCNGVLEGIRICRKGFPNRMNYPDFKLRYMILSPVAMTQETDPKKSAQKCFDDCGLDPDLYRIGHTKVFFRAGVLGQMEELRDERLSKIAAWMQAYIRGYLARKDFKRLQEQRLALQVVQRNLRRYLKLRTWPWWKLWQKVRPLLNASRIEDELAELQEKCRATTEAFEREEKARKELESLNSKLLAEKTDLLRQLEGEAGSLQEYQEKAVKLAAQKLDLESQLLDVSERLQQEEDARNNLFQNKKKLEQEVSGLKKDVEDLELAIQKSEQDKATKDHQIRNLNDEIAHQDELINKLNKEKKSQGESNQKTAEELQAAEDKVNHLNKVKVKLEQTLDELEDTLEREKKLRADVEKAKRKTEGDLKLTQEAVADLERNKKELEQTIQRKDKELSSLTAKLEDEQGLVGKLQKQIKELQQRIEELEEEVEAERQARAKAEKQRSDLARELEELGERLEEAGGATSAQIELNKKREAELAKLRRDLEEANIQHESSLSSLRKKHNDAVAEMGEQIDTLNKLKARIEKEKVQYFTELNDLRASVDHLSNEKAAQEKIAKQLQHQLNEAQGKIEELNRTVNDFDAAKKKLSIENSDLLRQLEEAESQVSQLSKIKISLTTQLEDTKRLADEEGRERATLLGKFRNLEHDLDNIREQVEEEAEGKADLQRQLSKANAEAQLWRSKYESEGVARAEELEEAKRKLQARLAEAEETIESLNQKVIALEKTKQRLATEVEDLQIEVDRATAIANAAEKKQKAFDKIIGEWKLKVDDLAAELDASQKECRNYSTELFRLKGAYEESQEQLEAVRRENKNLADEVKDLLDQIGEGGRNIHEVEKARKRLEAEKDELQAALEEAEAALEQEENKVLRAQLELSQVRQEIDRRIQEKEEEFENTRKNHQRALDSMQASLEAEAKGKAEALRMKKKLEADINELEIALDHANKANAEAQKNIKRYQQQLKDVQTALEEEQRARDEARELLGISERRANALQNELEESRTLLEQADRARRQAEQECADAHEQLNDISAQNASISAAKRKLEAELQTLHSDLDELLNEAKNSEEKAKKAMVDAARLADELRAEQDHAQTQEKLRKALEAQIKELQVRLDEAEANALKGGKKAIQKLEQRVRELENELDGEQRRHADAQKNLRKAERRIKELSFQADEDRKNHERMQDLVDKLQQKIKTYKRQIEEAEEIAALNLAKFRKAQQELEEAEERADLAEQAITKFRTKGGRGGSQARGLSPAPHRPAFKTPFDGSSFPPRFDLQPDGDF from the exons ATGCCGAAACCAGCTGTACAGGAGGGAGACGATCCCGATCCAACGCCATATCTTTTTGTTACTTTGGAACAGAAGAGAATCGACCAGTCTAAACCCTACGATGCGAAGAAAGCTTGCTGGGTGCCAGATGAGAAGGAAGGATACCTTCTTGGAGAAATTAAAGCGACGAAAGGAGATGTTGTCTCTGTTGTCCTGCCAGGTGGTGAG ACCAAAGACTACAAGAAGGATCAACTGCAGCAGGTCAATCCACCCAAATACGAAAAAGCTGAGGATATGTCCAATTTGACATACCTCAATGATGCATCTGTTCTTCATAACTTGAAGCAGCGTTATTATCACAAACTCATTTAC ACCTACTCCGGACTTTTCTGCGTAGCCATCAATCCTTACAAGAGGTTCCCCGTATACACATTCAGGTGTGCCAAGCTCTACCGTGGTAAGAGGCGTAGCGAAGTGCCACCCCACATTTTCGCTATCTCTGATGGTGCCTACGTTAACATGTTGACCA ACAGCGAGAATCAGTCTATGTTGATTACTGGTGAATCTGGAGCTGGTAAGACTGAGAACACGAAAAAAGTAATTGCGTACTTTGCCACCGTCGGTGCTTCAACAAAGAAGCCCGAAGAAGGCTCCAAGAAGAAGGGCTCTCTTGAGGACCAGGTTGTGCAGACCAATCCTGTACTTGAGGCCTTCGGTAACGCCAAGACCGTCCGTAACGATAACTCGTCACGTTTC GGTAAGTTCATCCGTATTCACTTCGGTCCATCTGGAAAATTGGCTGGTGCTGACATTGAAACTT ATCTATTGGAGAAGGCTCGTGTCATCTCTCAACAGACATTGGAGCGTTCTTACCACATTTTCTACCAGATGATGTCCGGCTCCGTCAAGGGACTCAAGG acATGTGTTTTTTGTCGAATGACATTTACGACTATTACAACGTGAGCCAGGGAAAAATCACAATTCCAAATGTCGACGACGGTGAAGAGTGTCTACTTACGGAC GAAGCCTTCAATGTACTCGGTTTCACCCAAGAGGAGAAGGACAACATCTACAAGATCACTGCTTCCGTCATGCACATGGGAGGAATGAAATTCAAACAGAGGGGTCGTGAAGAACAGGcggaagccgatggcaccgat GAAGGTGATCGTGTTGCTAAGCTTCTTGGCGTCGACTGCCAAGACATGTACAAGAATCTGTTGAAGCCGAGAATCAAGGTCGGTAACGAATTCGTAACCCAGGGTCGTAACAAGGATCAGGTTGCCTACTCAGTTGGTGCCATGTCCAAGGCTATGTTTGACAGAACATTCAAGTGGCTCGTCAAGAAGTGTAACGAAACTCTAGACACCCAACAGAAGCGTCAGCACTTCATCGGTGTACTGGATATTGCTGGCTTTGAGATTTTCGAC TACAACGGCTTTGAACAACTGTGTATCAACTTCACCAACGAAAAGTTGCAACAGTTCTTCAACCATCATATGTTTGTACTCGAACAAGAGGAGTACAAAAAAGAGGGCATCGAATGGGCATTCATTGACTTCGGAATGGATTTACTAGCGTGTATTGAACTTATTGAAAAG CCCATGGGTATCCTCTCAATTCTTGAGGAAGAGTCTATGTTCCCCAAAGCCACGGACAAGACATTCGAGGAGAAATTGAACAATAACCATCTTGGCAAGAGTCCTAACTTCCTCAAACCAAAACCACCAAAGCCTGGCCAACAAGCTGCTCATTTCGCCATTGGTCACTACGCCGGTAAT GTACCTTACAACATTACTGGATGGCTGGAGAAGAACAAGGATCCGTTGAACGACACTGTTGTCGATCAATTCAAGAAATCAACCAACAAACTGTTGGTTGAAATCTTCGCTGATCATCCAGGCCAATCTGGTGGTGGTGATGCTAAAGGTGGACGTGGTAAGAAGGGAGGTGGTTTCTCAACTGTATCATCATCATACAAGGAGCAGTTGAACAACCTCATGACAACATTGAGAGCTACCCAACCCCACTTCGTCCGTTGTATCATTCCCAACGAATTGAAACAACCTGGTGTCATTGACTCTCATCTTGTGATGCACCAGCTGACTTGTAACGGTGTACTTGAGGGTATCCGTATTTGTCGTAAAGGTTTCCCCAACAGAATGAACTACCCTGACTTCAAACTTCG TTACATGATCTTGTCGCCAGTCGCCATGACACAGGAAACAGACCCAAAAAAATCAGCACAAAAGTGTTTCGATGATTGCGGACTTGATCCAGATCTTTATAGGATTGGTCACACAAAG GTATTCTTCCGCGCTGGAGTCTTGGGTCAGATGGAAGAACTTCGTGACGAGCGTCTCAGCAAGATTGCTGCATGGATGCAGGCATACATCCGTGGTTACCTGGCACGTAAAGACTTTAAGAGACTCCAGGAGCAGCGTCTCGCTTTACAAGTTGTTCAACGCAACTTGCGCAGATACCTCAAGCTTCGTACCTGGCCATGGTGGAAACTGTGGCAGAAGGTCAGGCCACTTCTCAACGCCAGTCGTATTGAGGACGAGTTGGCT GAACTCCAAGAGAAATGCCGTGCTACAACGGAGGCCTTCGAACGTGAGGAGAAGGCACGAAAAGAATTGGAATCATTGAACAGCAAATTATTAGCTGAAAAGACCGATCTCCTCCGTCAATTGGAGGGTGAAGCTGGATCTCTCCAAGAATACCAAGAGAAGGCTGTCAAATTGGCCGCACAGAAATTGGATCTGGAGTCTCAACTTTTG GATGTCAGCGAGAGACTACAACAAGAAGAAGATGCCAGGAACAACCTCTTCCAGAATAAGAAGAAATTGGAACAGGAAGTATCCGGACTCAAGAAAGATGTTGAGGACCTCGAGTTGGCAATTCAAAAATCCGAGCAGGATAAAGCAACCAAGGACCACCAAATTAGAAATTTGAATGATGAAATTGCTCATCAGGATGAGCTTATCAACAAATTGAACAAGGAGAAGAAGAGCCAAGGTGAATCCAATCAGAAGACTGCTGAGGAGCTCCAGGCTGCTGAAGACAAGGTCAACCACCTCAACAAAGTTAAGGTTAAGCTTGAACAGACCCTCGACGAACTTGAAGATACTCTTGAGCGCGAGAAGAAACTCCG TGCTGATGTTGAGAAGGCGAAGAGAAAGACTGAGGGTGACCTTAAATTGACCCAGGAAGCTGTTGCCGACCTCGAACGTAACAAGAAGGAACTTGAACAAACAATTCAACGCAAAGACAAAGAATTATCGTCCCTCACTGCCAAACTCGAAGATGAACAAGGACTCGTTGGAAAACTCCAGAAACAGATCAAGGAATTGCAACAACGTATCGAAGAACTCGAGGAAGAAGTCGAGGCTGAGAGGCAAGCACGCGCCAAGGCTGAGAAACAGCGCAGCGACTTGGCAAGGGAACTTGAAGAACTTGGTGAACGTCTTGAGGAGGCTGGTGGTGCAACATCTGCCCAGATTGAGCTCAACAAGAAGAGAGAGGCCGAGCTCGCCAAGCTCCGCAGGGATCTTGAGGAGGCCAACATCCAGCACGAATCATCCCTCTCCAGTCTTAGGAAGAAGCACAACGATGCCGTTGCTGAGATGGGAGAACAGATCGACACTCTCAATAAACTGAAAGCTAG GATTGAGAAAGAAAAGGTTCAGTACTTTACTGAGTTGAACGACCTTCGCGCATCCGTTGACCACTTGAGCAATgagaag GCTGCCCAAGAGAAGATTGCCAAGCAGCTCCAACACCAGTTGAACGAGGCCCAGGGCAAGATTGAGGAATTGAACCGCACGGTGAACGATTTCGATGCTGCCAAGAAGAAGCTGTCAATCGAAAACAGCGATCTCCTCCGCCAGTTGGAAGAGGCCGAGTCTCAGGTGTCTCAACTGTCAAAGATCAAGATCTCCCTGACAACGCAACTCGAGGACACAAAACGTCTTGCCGACGAGGAGGGCCGCGAACGCGCTACACTCCTGGGCAAGTTCCGCAATTTGGAGCACGATTTGGACAACATCAGGGAACAGGTAGAAGAGGAGGCCGAGGGCAAGGCAGATCTCCAACGCCAGTTGAGCAAGGCAAACGCAGAAGCCCAACTCTGGCGCTCGAAGTACGAGTCGGAGGGTGTCGCCAGAGCAGAAGAGCTCGAGGAAGCTAAACGCAAGCTCCAAGCTCGTCTCGCTGAAGCTGAGGAGACCATTGAGTCACTCAACCAGAAGGTTATCGCTCTTGAGAAGACCAAGCAGCGTCTTGCTACTGAAGTTGAGGATCTGCAGATCGAGGTCGACAGAGCTACAGCTATTGCCAATGCCGCTGAGAAGAAACAGAAGGCATTCGATAAGATCATTGGAGAATGGAAACTCAAGGTCGATGATCTCGCTGCAGAACTTGATGCTAGCCAGAAGGAGTGCAGGAACTACTCCACCGAGTTGTTCCGTCTCAAGGGAGCATACGAAGAAAGCCAAGAGCAGCTCGAGGCTGTACGCAGGGAGAACAAGAATCTCGCTGATGAAGTTAAGGATCTTCTTGATCAAATTGGTGAGGGTGGAAGGAACATCCACGAGGTTGAGAAGGCCAGGAAGCGTCTAGAGGCCGAGAAGGACGAGCTCCAGGCGGCTCTTGAGGAGGCTGAGGCTGCACTTGAGCAGGAGGAGAACAAGGTACTCCGTGCACAGCTCGAGCTTAGCCAGGTCAGGCAGGAGATTGACCGTAGAATCCAGGAGAAGGAGGAAGAATTTGAGAACACCAGGAAGAATCACCAGAGAGCACTTGACTCCATGCAAGCATCACTCGAGGCCGAGGCCAAGGGTAAGGCTGAGGCGCTCAGGATGAAGAAGAAGCTCGAGGCTGATATTAATGAACTCGAAATTGCCCTGGACCACGCCAACAAGGCCAATGCTGAGGCTCAGAAGAACATCAAGAGATATCAGCAGCAACTCAAGGACGTTCAGACCGCACTTGAGGAGGAACAGAGAGCCAGGGATGAGGCTAGGGAACTCCTTGGAATCTCTGAACGCAGAGCAAATGCCCTTCAGAATGAACTCGAGGAAAGCCGCACTCTCCTTGAACAGGCTGATCGTGCACGCAGACAGGCTGAACAGGAGTGTGCTGACGCCCATGAACAGCTCAATGACATCAGCGCTCAGAATGCATCCATTTCAGCTGCCAAGAGGAAATTGGAGGCTGAATTACAGACCCTTCAC tcTGACCTCGATGAACTTCTCAATGAGGCCAAGAACTCCGAAGAGAAGGCAAAGAAGGCAATGGTTGACGCAGCTAGATTGGCTGATGAGCTTAGAGCTGAACAAGATCATGCTCAGACGCAAGAGAAACTGCGTAAAGCACTTGAGGCCCAGATCAAGGAACTTCAAGTACGTTTGGATGAGGCCGAGGCCAACGCACTCAAGGGTGGCAAGAAAGCCATTCAGAAATTGGAGCAACGCGTCAGGGAACTTGAGAACGAGCTTGATGGAGAACAGAGGAGACACGCCGATGCACAGAAGAATCTGCGCAAGGCCGAGCGTCGTATTAAGGAGCTCAGCTTCCAG GCTGACGAGGACCGCAAGAACCACGAGCGCATGCAAGACCTCGTTGACAAACTGCAACAGAAAATCAAGACGTACAAGAGGCAGATCGAGGAGGCTGAAGAAATTGCAGCACTCAATCTTGCTAAATTCCGCAAGGCACAGCAAGAACTTGAGGAGGCCGAAGAGAGAGCAGACCTCGCTGAACAGGCAATCACAAAGTTCCGTACTAAGGGAGGACGTGGAGGTAGCCAAGCACGTGGTCTTAGCCCAGCG cCACACAGACCAGCTTTCAAAACCCCATTCGATGGTTCCTCATTCCCGCCAAGGTTCGATCTACAGCCTGACGGTGATTTTTAA